The genomic DNA GAATTAGCGAAACTTTTTACTTTCAAATCATGCGGCTTCCGGGAGGCTCTCCGAAAGCCGCATGGACTCTACATACTAATCAACGGTAACATCAAAATGCGTTTCCACAACGGTTGCCGCATTGCGGGTAATGCTGACATCCACTTGCCAATCGCCGGTCATCGTAAAATTGACTTTTCCGCGATATACGGCGCCGCTAACATACACCGGATCTACGTTATTAGGCGATCCGTGTCCCATAGACGGCATCGTCGGTTCGATCGCAAGAGTCGCATCGGTCACATCGGGAAATGACATCATGGATACGCGCTCATGCACCATCAGCTCCAATGTGTTCAAACCGACTTCCGGTACACGCGGTTTTTTCCATGAAAGAATGTACGACTTCGCATCCGTTCCCGTTACGACTTTACAACGATTGGAAGATTTGACCTTGGGTTCGATCATCACCGAACCTTCTTTACCGCTGTGGTGATCGTGAAATTCCACTTCCAATTCCCAATACTCCATGTCATTGCCCGGCATTTGAAATACGACATACCCTTCAAATAATCCTTCTTCCGCTTCTTCACTTTCCGGATTACCGTACGGTGCGGCATGTGTCATTTCCGTCATATGCATCACCGGTGACAAGTGAATATGCCCTTCGTCAAGTATTTCTCCGCTCGCCGAATCCTGCAAACGCGTATAGATCGCGTTATATCCGGTAGTCAACGTATCTTCGGAATACACCGAAACCAAAACACCTTGATCGTATCCTTGACCTATCAAAACCATATCGTTGACGGGATCGGACGAATTTTTGTCTTTTTCACAAGACGAAATAAAAACAACCGTCATGATGATAATTGCTAACCAACGTAACATGATAAACGCTCCCAATTTTTTTTTGATATACTTCGCACACGCGTCGCTCCAAACTTCTTTTTTTGAAGCTTAACTGCAGGGCGCATAAAATTTGACCTGTCATCGTGACGATACACCACACTCCGGTACGTAACTGACGGTCGTACTCAGAGCATTGTCATTGTATCTGTTCGATGATCCCATTGAACTAACCGGATGTCTCACATCATTGCAAAGCACGATGCACCGAGCATCCGTTGTTTGGAAAAGAGTTTAGGCACGCGGCGGGTGAAAAATATCGGAAGGCGTTTTTGAAATGAAAATCGGTTGCGTGAAAGAGGAAAGTATCGTCGTATAATGAAATTCGGCTATAATTATAGCCGGTCGGATATGAACCGCAATTAATGATTCGCGTTGCATTTCGCCGTTACCTTTGGTGCCGCAGCCTTCATTGCGTATCGAGCAGGCGTCCGCATCCGCTTGTGTGACATTTTTATGATCGCAGGTACATGCTTTGCCTTGCGACAAACAGCAACACGTTTTGACGCTGCTTTCGCTAATAGCACGAAAAGCCTGCGGCAACCCTGCTGAAAATAGCGTTACGACTAAAAGAAATGCCGGTATTTTGATTTTTAAAATACGCATATCACCACGGGTTTCCACGAACTATCATGACGGCCAAAAAAACAATAATCAGACTGATTAGCAGATTTACGCGGCCGATCCAAGACGCCGCTTTGCGCAGTCCGGGTACCGACGGATGATCCGGGGTATCGCGCCACATACGGGTGGCTTTGGGTCCAAGCCAAAAATCATGCAAACCGCCAAGCACTAATAGCAGCATAAACAGCGTGATTTTAATTCCCAGTGTGTGCCCGAAATGGCTGTCATAAAATTCGGATTTAAAAAAATCACCCCAGGAATACCCTCGGGCAAATACATTATATAAACCGGTAGTGAGCAGCAAACCAAATACGATCCAGCCCCAAAAACGAAAACGTTCTCCGGCCCATAATACGATTTTCGGTGCCACATTTTTATAATCCGGATTGCGGAGAAGCGGAACAAACACAATCACAAAAAAAATCAAACCGCCCACCCAAATCATGGCACAAAGAATATGCAGAAATACGGATATAAAATAACCGGTCAACATGATTTAGAAATCCTTTTTTAAAAAGTGTCGCTTGGCAACAAATAACGGTATCACAGCCCATCCTACCAAGGCCGCCAAAGATACAATAACACCGAGAGAACCGCCAAAGAATTTTTTAAACGCAGCCCCTGTATAACCCATCATCGCGGCAACATCCATTTTCATCAGTATCATCGAGCGCGCAATATTGATGGGATTGAGCATACTGATGCCGATCAGCGGTTTTTCCAACGGATAGTCGGCGAAGGCATACACGATGTATAACACCATGCCATCAAAAAGTAACGCCAGAGCGAACCACAGGCCTAGAGCAAAACCGATGCCTTTGAGTTTGTCATCTGTGCGCATTGCAATACCAAAAGCCAGCGCGCTAAAAATCAGCGTTAGCAATAAACCTGTCCCCAGCAACATTACAGGGATTCGCCAATCCGGTATCGAGTTATAACCGAACATCAGTATCGGAACACCTGCGCCGACGACAAACCCTCCTGCCAGCGGCAGCGCCATTCCGAGATACACGCCCCAAAATAGTTTGCTGCGACGTATCGGTTGGCACAGAAGAATTTCAATAAATTCGCGCGAGTGATATACATGCATGGCGCCGAATATCATACTTACCAGCGGTACGATAAGAAGCAAAATCTGCGTCATCGTCAGAAATACGCGACTTGCATCCCCTTGCAATTGAAACAACCCGAAGGTCAGCACAAAGAAAAAAGCCGTGTACAAAATGATCCATTTATTACGGATCTGATCGTACCATTCGAATTTTAGTATTTTTTGGAGAGCGTCCACAGTCCAAGTCCTTTCATCAAATGTGCGATGGATCGTTCGAGCCGTTCTTCGCCGGTCTTTTGACGCAGATCTTCGATCGTACCTTCAAAATTGACGCACCCTTCATTTAAAAACAAAACACGATCGGTGATTTCTTCCAATTCACTCATCACATGCGACGTAATGATCACCGTGCGACCGTTATTTTTTTCTTTGAGAATTTTATCCTTGAGTAACGTACTCGATACGGGATCAAGCCCGGCGGTGGGTTCATCCAATATCAGTACATCCGGCCGAAAAAGAAAAGCGAGGTACGCATTCACTTTTTGTTTGGTTCCGCCGGAGAGGTGTTTGAGTGCTTTACTGATTTCCCTTTCGAGCTGCAGTGAACGCATCAACTCTTCATCGCGATCCGTAACCATATCGCGAAGATCGGCCATAAGCGATAATAGTTCGTGCACTTTCATGTTTTCGGGAAACCGCGCGGTCTGTGGCATATATCCGATACGCCGACGGTATTCGGCATCCTGTGGTGCTATCGCTTTGCCGTCCAGCGTGATCAAACCGCTGTCGGGTGTTACCAAACCGAGTATGGATTTGATAAGCGTGGATTTGCCGGAACCGTTAGGTCCGATGATGGCTGTGACTTTTCCGGTATCAAACGAAGCGTTGACGCGATTGAGCACGCGCTGTTCGCCAAAATTTTTGATTAGTGATTGGATTGTTATCATAAGCACCGCCCCATTTTGGGTTTGTCGTCCATGAGCGCCGCCGGTGTAAGCGACGGAATAATGCGCTCGACCAGATCGAGGGCGACGATCGTGAGGCTGCGCATGAGGATCATCGCTTCCGTATGCTGTTCGGAAATCACGGAAAAAAGACTTACGGGGCGATACGGCTCATCACCGACTCCGTCGCGATCCAGATCATAACCGCTGTAATTGGACCAATAGTTCATCGAAAACGTATTGCGGTTACTGCGCGAATTGGTCGCTACGTCAAACGCATTATTCTCAAAATCGTTTTCCGTAAAAAAATTATCTGTACAGTTTCCTAAAAGCCGCAACGCCCAGCCGTTGTGTACAAAACGGTTCCTCCGCATCGTCATACGATTGGACCCTTCCATGTGCACGCCGGCGGTATTGTTCTCGAACACATTATCACGAATATCACTGTCGGTAATATCTTTGAGCAATATCCCATACGATGCCGGACCCCAGTTACGGCGAAATGTATTACCGTACATCGCAATATACCGTGTGTACATCACGGCCACACCGGCCGAGTTTTCTTCAAATGTATTACCCGTGTATGTACAACTGTCAGAAAACATGAAATGCAGCCCGTAGCGCAGATTACCTAAACTGTGATTATTGCGAATGATGCTGGATTTGACAAATTCGAAATAAATACCGTCACGATGTCCGTTGATAGCATTATTTTCGATCGTGATCGCGCGGCAATACCAGAGATGAATGCCGTTACCGGACGAGGATTCTGTTTTGCCGTCGCTGGATATAAAATTATTTCGCACCAAGCAAAAACTGCTTTTGGCGAGATAGATCGCAAAAAAATTCTTTTCAAACCGATTATCTTCGATCGTCACAAAACGTGCGTCGTTGACTTTGACGGCGGCATTTTCCTGCGTGTAACTTATACCTGCACGGACAAATACAAATCCGCGTACAGTCACATACGACGCTTCGATGCGCCAGATTTCCGATGTAGCGAGACCGTCCATCACGGGCCAATCCACGCCGATCAGTACGACTTGTTTTTGGATCCAAAGCGGTCCCTCGGCATAACGTCCTTTGTGAACAAAGATCGTGTCTGTATTTTTCGCCGCTTCCAATGCCGATCGCACGGACGAATACGAAAATCCTTCTCCGACGTGCAAGGCTTTGGCAAAAACCGTCGTACCCAGCATCACGGCCAACAAACTATGTATGATCCATTTTCGCATATCAGAGTTTTTCAAAATGCGCCGTAAAATGACGCAAAAATTTCGGTTCGTAGGTGATTTTATAGCCGCGCACTTTTTCTTTATTCTTTACGATTTCATCGAAAACTTCGATCACATAATCCACGTGGCTTTGCGTATATACACGTCGCGGAATCGCAAGGCGTACGAGTTCCATCGGCGAAGGAATCAATTTTCCGGACGCTTCGTATTTGCCAAACATCACTGAGCCCACTTCCACGCAACGAATACCGCCGACTTTGTAAAGTTCGCAAACAAGCGCTTGCCCGGGGTATTGATCCACGGGAATATGCGGATACAGGTCTTTGGCATTGATATACACCGCATGACCGCCGACGGGTAGCATGATCGGTACGCCGAGCGCGTTGATTTTTTCACCGAGATACTGCGTGCTGCGAATGCGATACTTGAGATAATCTGCGTCAAAAACTTCCTGCAAACCCACGGCCATAGCGTCCATATCACGACCGGCTAGTCCGCCGTATGTGGTAAAACCTTCGGTAATGATCAAAAGATTGGTACAAGCTGCGGCGATCGCATCGTCACGCAATGCCAGAAATCCGCCGATATTGACAAGCCCATCTTTTTTGGCGCTCATCACACAACCATCGGCAAGATCAAACATGGCCTGCGCAATTTCTTTATATGAAAGATGCGCACACTCCGCTTCGCCATGTTTGATAAAGTATGCATTTTCTGCGACGCGGCAGGCATCTATGATAAACAAAATTTTGTACTTCGCGCAGAGTTCACTCAAAGCACGGGCATTGGCAAGGCTCACGGGTTGGCCGCCGCCGGTATTATTGGTAACGGTCAGGATAACGGCAGCGATATTTTCAGCGTTGTATTTTTTAATCCAATACTCGACCTGTACCAAATCAATATTACCTTTGAAAGGGTGTGGCTTACCGGGCTCCAGCGCCTCGGGGATGGGGCAATCGATCGCCGTGGCGCCGGAAAATTCGATATTGGCCCGGGTTGTGTCAAAGTGCGTATTACTCAAAAAAACTTTACCTTTGCCGCCCAGATGGCCGTACAGAATGCGTTCGGCTGCGCGCCCCTGATGCGTCGGCAGAATGTGAGGATATCCGGTAAGGTCTTTGACGACGGACTCCAGACGTTCCCAACTTTGTGCGCCGGCATAGGATTCGTCACCGCTGATCATAGCGGCCCATTGTTTATGACTCATAGCCGACGTACCGCTGTCCGTCAAAAAATCAATCAGCACATGCTCGGATTTGAGCAAAAAAGGATTGTAGTGCGCTTGATGCAAAAGTTGTTGACGTTCCTCTTCGCTCGTCATATAAATGGGTTCAACCATTTTGATACGAAAAGGTTCAATAATAACATTGTGTTTCATTGTCGTTTTCCTGATAGTTTTTCGGTTACAATGGACACAATATAAATTTTCATGCTTCTTTTTTTTCTGACAAAAGTCATATTTTAAAAACGATTTTCTTTTTCTATGTAAGCTTTGAGTTGTTCCCAACTCATAATGTCGCCGCTGTTTTCTTTCTGTGCATTTTCGACGGCTATATTCCCGTTATAAGCGGAGAGAAACAAACCCATCGGGCTGGGTCTTTTTTCGCTGCGCAGATAGCGCGCATCTTTGGCCGGAATAAACGTTTCGGGCTGATCAAAGGTCGTCACCCAGATCGTACCTTGATCGTTGGCTGATTTTTGTTGATGATAATACTTCACCAAACATTCGATGGAATCAAATTTGTAAATTTTTCCTTTTTCGGTTACCCACTCGCTGCCAAAACGGCGATCCGTAATGCCCATACGGCAATGGGCGCACTCGTCTTGTCCATAGGCGATGGGTTCGGGCCCGGACGTACAAGACCATACCAGTAATGATAACAGGCTAAGCAGCGCCGGGAATCGGTTTGACCGCAACATGGTTTTTTTCCTCCGTGATGGACGTGTTTTTACGTGATACGAAAAGAACATACAACGTGATCAAAAATGATAATCCTGCCAGAATGCCTCCGATACTCGGTAGCGATGTCGTATGCATATTCAGAAGCTGTTTGCTTCCGATAAGCGGCGGTTGATAGCTCATACCGGGAATTTTGATCGCCGCATGCGGGTTGAGATTATGACCGTAGTCGTATTCCCACAAATAAAAATCCACCAAACCTGCGATCAAAATCGCCAAAAATAAAAACGCCCATACGCCAAGGATTTTTCGTTTTCCAATCCACGCCGCTAAAAGCCCCGTTAGAATCAAAAAACCTACAAAATAGGGCATGATTTTAAGTTCGGGTATGGATTCGGGCGTAATTTCTTTCATGCCGATATAGTGATTGAGACCATTGATAGTTCTGAGGTCGTGCTGATTTTCGCCGCTGATTTTATTGACCCAAATATAGAGACCGAGCCCTTCGGGATATTGCGGCGCATCAAGCGTGATTTTCCAAAGCGGCGTAAAATATATACCGGTCAGTATAAGCGAAGCCACCGCAATCAGTATTTTTTGTCGTTTATTCATAACACACCTTACAAAGAAAATAAAGGGGAGGTTTTTTGAGCCTCCCCCAAAATTCAAACTTATTTACCTGTGCTAAATGTCAGCGCGGTATTGGAACCGGCAGCCGAAACGCGAACGTAACCTTGCATTTCCTGATGCAATGCGGAGCAGAAATCCGTGCAATACATCGGATAAACGCCGGGTGTCTTCGGTTCCCAACGTACGGTAGCGGTTTCACCGGGCATGATCAGAAGTTCCGCATTGTTATTGCCTTTGATGGCAAATCCGTGCGGCACATCCCAATCTTGTTCGAGATTGGTTACATGGAAATAAACCACATCACCGACCTTGACGCCTTCGATATTGTCCGGCGCAAAGTGAGAGCGCGAAGCGGTCATATACACATGCACTTCTTTGCCTTCACGAACGACTTTGGCATCTTTTTCGCTCTTGGTCGCATACTTATGTTCGTTTTTATTGATGTCAAAAATTTTGACTTCATGTTTGCGAACGAGATCCGCCGCAATACCTTGAGCATAGTGCGGTTCGCCTATCGTCGGGAAATCCGACAACATGCGCATTTTGTCGCCGCTTATATCGATCAACTGAGCGGATTGCGTGAGCTCCGGACCCGTCGGAAGATAACGGTCTTTGGTGATTTTATTCATCGCCAATACATATTTGCCCCACGGTTGTTTACTGTCGCCGCCGGGGATCATGAGGTGACCGATCGAATAGTAGGTCGGCATGCGGTCAACGACTTCCCACGTACCGAGTTTCCATTTGACAACTTCCGATGATACGAAGTGGGACGTATACGCATAACCTTTACCGTCAAATTCGGTATGGAGCGGTCCGAGGCCCGGTTCTTGTACTTCACCGGCCAATACGGCATCGTATTTGAGAACAGGAATACCATCGCGATCGCCGTCAAACGCTTTGCCTTCGATGGCTTTGATCATCTTGCTGAAAGAAAATACGGGAATAACTGTAGCCAGCTTTCCGCCACCGACGATGTATTCGCCGGACGGATCCACGTCAGCGCCATGCGGAGATTTCGGGCAAGGCATCAGATACAACATATCGGGACAATCTTTGGGATCCAGCATCATCACTTGTTTTTTCTTTTCGGAAATCGTGGTGTGCTTATTGTCATCATAACGGTTGATATAATATTCCGAAGCCCAAGGTTTCGCTTTGCCCTGTTTGATATATTCTTCGGCTTTCTTCCAGTTTACCGCCATGATGAAATCTTTATCATTCTGGCTGGCATTGACTTCAAGCAACGTATGCGCTTGTTCCGTATTGTACGTGGAGAAGAAGAACCATCCATGAGACGGACCTTTACCGGCATGGCTCAGATCATAGTTGAAACCCGGCACCAGTATCTGGAACGCGAGATCCATGTGGCCTTCTTTAGGATCAACTTTGACAAATGAAATCGCGCCTTTGAAATTTTGTTTGTACGAATTGATCGCTACGTCGGCTTGCGGTGTCGGCACGCTAAAACGTGTCGCCGATACGACGTACTCCGTATTGATCGTCGTGAACGGCGAAGCGTGGCTGCCGCCGCTATTGGGAATTTCGATGATTTCTTCGGTACGGAATGTACCCAAATCAATACGCGCGATACGCGGCGAATTATTGGCATTGATAAAAAGCCAACGTCCGTCCGGAGTACCGTCGGTCATGGATAATTCAGGATGGTGGCTGTCGTCCCAGGGAATGAAGCCGTCCGTCGTCTGAAGCATACCTTTGGTTTCTTCATTGAAGCCCCAGCCGTTTTCAGGGTTTACGGCAAAAACAGGGATCGTTTTGAAAAGGCGACCGCTTGGCAGACCATAGACAGACACCTGACCACTAAAGCCGCCGGAGAGAAATGCATAGAACTCATCATAACTTCCGGGTGGAACAAACACTTTGGATGCGGCATCACCGCTACCGATCGTTGCCTCTTTTTTTGCAGGGCACCCGATCCAGACCGCGGCTAATGCGAGCACAACCAACGACGCATAAACTATGCGTGCGGATGGTTTTCGGAACATAAGAGCCTCCTCGATCACTCAGATCGTTTTTTTGTTTTATGTAAACGATGGTATAAGCCATCGAAATCATCACGAAGGTTTTTTCGCGTTTTCATTAGCATGGCGCAGATACTCTAAGATGGCACGGCATTCGTCCATCGTGAGATTCTGATTGGCCATCGGAATCAAAAATTGTGCGAATAATTTTTTGGCATCCGGATGATTCTTGATCATACCTTCCGGATTGAGCATCATATTCATCACGTATTCCGGTTTTCGGATTTTGAGTACATCCTGGAGCGGCGGGCCGACCAGTTTGGTATCCAAACGATGGCAGGCGTAGCACTTGGTTTCAAAGGCTTTTTCGCCCTTTTTGACCAGTGTCGTATTGATGGCTTCCAATTTCAGTTCCTCTTTGACCGGGCCGATACCGTGTTCTTTTTCAAATGCCGTCAATCCGGCATACGGGTCCGGTTTGGCAGGTTTATTGGCGGCTTCTCCCCAAGAAGCTTTGGCTTCTTCATTGGATGAACCGCAAGCTGTCATAGATATGGCGGCCGCGAAAATGGCGAGCGCTAACACATAGGATTTCATGATATTTTCCTTTGAGGTTTATGAATTAATTGTGTGTGGTTTTGTCGAAAATTTGTTTTTCCATCATGACGGCCTTGGGAAACAAAACATTGTTTTCGAGGTGCACATGTTTATGAAGGTCTTGTTCAAACTCTTGCAACTCATGCAGAAGCAGACGGTAGGTCGTACAAGCATCCACAGGAACATGGTAATCGGCCGTCAACGTGCGGATTTTTTCCATCTGCTGTCCCGCAAACGCATGTTCATGTTCCATGACATGGATCGGATTGAGCACGGTGCCAAACCCATTGGGACGGATCGGCGCGTGATGCGTGATGTAATTTTCCAATTCGCAGACGTAGGGAAAAAGAATCACTTCTTCTTTTTGCAAATGCAATTTGAGCTCGGATGATAGCGCTTCAAACGCTTCACGAACGGTTACCATTTCCGGATGGTGATCGCCATGAACCTGTGCCACTTTATTAAGGTGACGTTCGATCAGTGGAATCGCGTGGCGCATGTAGGTATGATGATTGCTTTGAATATATTCGACTATAAATCCCGCTGGTTGTTCATGGATCGGCTTAGGTTGTTGACCTTGAGAGGGTGATTGAATAGCTTTTTCGATATCACGGCATACATCCGCCAGCGCGATATCTTTATCACGGCAAGCGTCGGATAAAATTTTTTTCCCGCCACAACAAAAATCCAAACGATAGTGTTCGAGAATTTCGGCTGAACGAGGGTATTCCAATACGATTTGACCAAGAGGCATGTCTTCAAATGATTTCATTTTTAATCCTTTAGAAGATTTAAGAGTATTTTATCTTTAATATGAATAAAAAAATTCCCCGCTTCACTTCGGTTGTTTTTTTTCTTCCTCATATCCTTCGTCGGCGATTCGGAAATTGAACGTATTGATTTTATCCGCCAGTGTATTGAGTGTAGCATTTTCAAACATCGCATTTATCTTCTCACGGTGTTTGGCCCATTCACTATGCAAGGGGCAAGGCGCAAGATTGCCACAGCCGGGCAATCCAAAAATACATTGATCAAAAATATTAGGACCGTCTATGGCTTCGACAATATCCGTAAGTGAAATATCTTTGGGGTCGCGCGCCAAGGCCACTCCGCCTTTGGGTCCGCGGTAGGATATCATGATATTATTTTCCGTTAGCTGCTGTAAAATCTTGGTCAAGAAGTGAAATGATATATTGAGGTTTTCAGAAATCTGCTGAATCGGCACATATTCTTTATGACCAAGAGACGCCACATACATCGCGGCACGAATTCCGTATAAACAACTTTTAGTTAGTAGCATGGTAATATTTTCTTTTCCGGATAAATCTTTGCTCTATTCCTGTATTTCAGAGTCTTTTGTCTTAAAATAAGGTATTCGACCTCATTTGTCAAGTATTTTGGTATGGTTTTTCAATTTTTTTTTGAAAATAAAAAAATTCGGGGGTGGCGTCATTTTATTGACGAATTTTCGAAATTTTTTTCTAAAACCTACACACTTATGTAGCCTCATTTGTGAGCTAAATCACACGATATTGTGCCGAGTAGACGTACCCTAAATTTGATTAAAAATAAACAATTATACCTCTGTTTGAGGGAACCTTTCACCGTTCACATAACGTCATGTTTTTAGCATGCTTTTGAGGTAATTATGAAAACCTTGCTCACGATGATCGCTTTGATTTTTTTTGCAAGCGATATGTATTCACAAACTGCGCTTACCGGCGGTATTACACAGTCCGGTAATTTTACGGCCGCCGGCCAAACAGCCACCTACTCCTACAACCAATCGGTTAGTTACTGGAGTGTGGTGGGTATCCGGCCGCCATCAACATCCGACTTTGACATCGAACTTAGCGCCAACACCAATTTCAGTCCTATACTCGCCAGTAGTACACTGGGTACCGGCAAAGTAGATTTCATCGTAGCCGATTATAACCATTCACCTACGGGTGCACAATACGTTCGCCTCAAAGACTATAGCGGCGCAGGTACGTACTACGTCGAATATGAGAGCGGCGCACATACATTAGGTGTTCCATCCAATAGCGGTACACTATCCTGGACATCCAACGAAATCGTCAAAGTTTGGGACGTGTATCTGCAGGCCGGTGTGACTTATACATTTAAGCTCCGCACACTTTCCGGTCTTCAGGATTATGGCATATCGCTTTACAAATCCAATGCTGCCGCCTATTATGCAGGCCGCAGTTCGGCTGCCGCCACATCCGATATTGCCGCCAGCGGTACGGACGAATACTTTTCCTATACACCGAGCGTTACGGATTATTACGGCTTCGTCGTATGGTCCAATGATAATTACGGCACAAGCGGAACCTACGACATTACGGTATCAACATTGGCCACCAATAACCCGCTATCCAGCGCGGCTTCGCCGGGTCAATTTTCATATTATCAAACAAATACCAATTGGTCCGTTGTCGCCTTACGCTCAGGTAGCGGCGCCAATGACAATCTCTCGCTTTATACCAATTCGTCCTATACGACTTTAGCTGCGCAAAGCGCATTAGCCTCGGGTGTCGAAATTATTGCCACTGAAAATGATACCATCACACAAGGTTACTTCCGTTATCCTAAGGTGGATCGCACCGGAGGCACTTCACAATATACTTTGGAGTGGGACGAATCCAGCGGATATATCGGTTTGGGAAGTTATACGACGACGTCATGGAACGCTAACACGGTCGCTAAAGTGTATAACCTGTCCATGGCGCAAGGTGCTAAATACCGCATTAAATTGCATACCGTTTCAGGTAGTGTGGATGCAGGCCTTCTTCTTTTCAAACCCAATGGTTCACTGAGTTCCCAAGCGCGATCGGCCGCACTGCAATCGGCCGATGCCAATGGCGCCGGACTGAACGAAGAGATCATACTCACCGCGCCGGTTTCCGGATGGTATGCATTGGTCGTTTACAGCAATACGGCTACCGCCGGTTCTTTTGATTTGTCGTTCAA from bacterium includes the following:
- a CDS encoding FixH family protein — its product is MLRWLAIIIMTVVFISSCEKDKNSSDPVNDMVLIGQGYDQGVLVSVYSEDTLTTGYNAIYTRLQDSASGEILDEGHIHLSPVMHMTEMTHAAPYGNPESEEAEEGLFEGYVVFQMPGNDMEYWELEVEFHDHHSGKEGSVMIEPKVKSSNRCKVVTGTDAKSYILSWKKPRVPEVGLNTLELMVHERVSMMSFPDVTDATLAIEPTMPSMGHGSPNNVDPVYVSGAVYRGKVNFTMTGDWQVDVSITRNAATVVETHFDVTVD
- a CDS encoding tryptophanase — encoded protein: MKHNVIIEPFRIKMVEPIYMTSEEERQQLLHQAHYNPFLLKSEHVLIDFLTDSGTSAMSHKQWAAMISGDESYAGAQSWERLESVVKDLTGYPHILPTHQGRAAERILYGHLGGKGKVFLSNTHFDTTRANIEFSGATAIDCPIPEALEPGKPHPFKGNIDLVQVEYWIKKYNAENIAAVILTVTNNTGGGQPVSLANARALSELCAKYKILFIIDACRVAENAYFIKHGEAECAHLSYKEIAQAMFDLADGCVMSAKKDGLVNIGGFLALRDDAIAAACTNLLIITEGFTTYGGLAGRDMDAMAVGLQEVFDADYLKYRIRSTQYLGEKINALGVPIMLPVGGHAVYINAKDLYPHIPVDQYPGQALVCELYKVGGIRCVEVGSVMFGKYEASGKLIPSPMELVRLAIPRRVYTQSHVDYVIEVFDEIVKNKEKVRGYKITYEPKFLRHFTAHFEKL
- a CDS encoding nitrous oxide reductase family maturation protein NosD; translated protein: MLGTTVFAKALHVGEGFSYSSVRSALEAAKNTDTIFVHKGRYAEGPLWIQKQVVLIGVDWPVMDGLATSEIWRIEASYVTVRGFVFVRAGISYTQENAAVKVNDARFVTIEDNRFEKNFFAIYLAKSSFCLVRNNFISSDGKTESSSGNGIHLWYCRAITIENNAINGHRDGIYFEFVKSSIIRNNHSLGNLRYGLHFMFSDSCTYTGNTFEENSAGVAVMYTRYIAMYGNTFRRNWGPASYGILLKDITDSDIRDNVFENNTAGVHMEGSNRMTMRRNRFVHNGWALRLLGNCTDNFFTENDFENNAFDVATNSRSNRNTFSMNYWSNYSGYDLDRDGVGDEPYRPVSLFSVISEQHTEAMILMRSLTIVALDLVERIIPSLTPAALMDDKPKMGRCL
- the nosZ gene encoding Sec-dependent nitrous-oxide reductase; the protein is MFRKPSARIVYASLVVLALAAVWIGCPAKKEATIGSGDAASKVFVPPGSYDEFYAFLSGGFSGQVSVYGLPSGRLFKTIPVFAVNPENGWGFNEETKGMLQTTDGFIPWDDSHHPELSMTDGTPDGRWLFINANNSPRIARIDLGTFRTEEIIEIPNSGGSHASPFTTINTEYVVSATRFSVPTPQADVAINSYKQNFKGAISFVKVDPKEGHMDLAFQILVPGFNYDLSHAGKGPSHGWFFFSTYNTEQAHTLLEVNASQNDKDFIMAVNWKKAEEYIKQGKAKPWASEYYINRYDDNKHTTISEKKKQVMMLDPKDCPDMLYLMPCPKSPHGADVDPSGEYIVGGGKLATVIPVFSFSKMIKAIEGKAFDGDRDGIPVLKYDAVLAGEVQEPGLGPLHTEFDGKGYAYTSHFVSSEVVKWKLGTWEVVDRMPTYYSIGHLMIPGGDSKQPWGKYVLAMNKITKDRYLPTGPELTQSAQLIDISGDKMRMLSDFPTIGEPHYAQGIAADLVRKHEVKIFDINKNEHKYATKSEKDAKVVREGKEVHVYMTASRSHFAPDNIEGVKVGDVVYFHVTNLEQDWDVPHGFAIKGNNNAELLIMPGETATVRWEPKTPGVYPMYCTDFCSALHQEMQGYVRVSAAGSNTALTFSTGK
- a CDS encoding nitrous oxide reductase accessory protein NosL, which produces MLRSNRFPALLSLLSLLVWSCTSGPEPIAYGQDECAHCRMGITDRRFGSEWVTEKGKIYKFDSIECLVKYYHQQKSANDQGTIWVTTFDQPETFIPAKDARYLRSEKRPSPMGLFLSAYNGNIAVENAQKENSGDIMSWEQLKAYIEKENRF
- a CDS encoding ABC transporter ATP-binding protein; amino-acid sequence: MITIQSLIKNFGEQRVLNRVNASFDTGKVTAIIGPNGSGKSTLIKSILGLVTPDSGLITLDGKAIAPQDAEYRRRIGYMPQTARFPENMKVHELLSLMADLRDMVTDRDEELMRSLQLEREISKALKHLSGGTKQKVNAYLAFLFRPDVLILDEPTAGLDPVSSTLLKDKILKEKNNGRTVIITSHVMSELEEITDRVLFLNEGCVNFEGTIEDLRQKTGEERLERSIAHLMKGLGLWTLSKKY
- a CDS encoding CopD family protein encodes the protein MLTGYFISVFLHILCAMIWVGGLIFFVIVFVPLLRNPDYKNVAPKIVLWAGERFRFWGWIVFGLLLTTGLYNVFARGYSWGDFFKSEFYDSHFGHTLGIKITLFMLLLVLGGLHDFWLGPKATRMWRDTPDHPSVPGLRKAASWIGRVNLLISLIIVFLAVMIVRGNPW
- a CDS encoding cytochrome c — protein: MKSYVLALAIFAAAISMTACGSSNEEAKASWGEAANKPAKPDPYAGLTAFEKEHGIGPVKEELKLEAINTTLVKKGEKAFETKCYACHRLDTKLVGPPLQDVLKIRKPEYVMNMMLNPEGMIKNHPDAKKLFAQFLIPMANQNLTMDECRAILEYLRHANENAKKPS
- a CDS encoding ABC transporter permease subunit; translation: MDALQKILKFEWYDQIRNKWIILYTAFFFVLTFGLFQLQGDASRVFLTMTQILLLIVPLVSMIFGAMHVYHSREFIEILLCQPIRRSKLFWGVYLGMALPLAGGFVVGAGVPILMFGYNSIPDWRIPVMLLGTGLLLTLIFSALAFGIAMRTDDKLKGIGFALGLWFALALLFDGMVLYIVYAFADYPLEKPLIGISMLNPINIARSMILMKMDVAAMMGYTGAAFKKFFGGSLGVIVSLAALVGWAVIPLFVAKRHFLKKDF